The sequence below is a genomic window from Nitrospinota bacterium.
GGTAACCATGTGGTTGAAGGGGAAGGAAGAAATGCGTTACGGTCTTGCCGCCGCCGTGTTGCTGGCGTTTTCGTTCGGATTGCAGGCGGCGTTCATTTTCGAACAGCGTGGTTCGCCGCCGGAAACATTTTTCCGCGATAACGCGGCGTTCGACAGTTCCCGTTTTTTGGCCGACGCGCGGGTGATCGAGGCCGATGGGGTGTACGTCGGCGCGCCGCGGCGGCAGCTCCATGCGATCTATCCCCTTGTCATCGCCGGTTTTGAAACGGTGTTCGGACGCGCGCCGGTGGCGCTGCTTCTTTTTCAGGCATTGCTCAATTGCGCGATGTTTTTCATGGTCTGGCGGCTCACGCGCCGCTGGTTTGGCGAAGGGGCCGCGCTGGCCGCGCTTTTCCTCTGCGCCTTTTACCTTTCTTTTGTTTTCTATGCGGGCGTCTGGTTGCGTGAGGTGATAGCGGTTTTTTTGGCCGTGGTGGTACTTGCGCTCTTGGACGAAATGGAGAAGGGGGGGCGGTGGACGTTCGCCGCGGCGGCGGGCGCCGCCGCCGGCTTGTTGATGGAGACGCGCCCCTACCCGCTGCTTTTGGGCGCGGTGCTGGCGGTATTGCTGTTTTCGGCGGTGCGGCGGCGTACGCGTGAATCGGCCGTTTGCGCCGCCGCGTTCGCGCTCGGTTCTTTTACCGTAATGGCGGCGTTGCCGGGGCCGGGGGAGGGCGGCGATGCGGGGCCGCTGGCGCACTTTTTAAGCGGCAACGTGCTTGATGGGGCGTACGGTTACCTTTGGCTCACGACTCCCGCCAAAGAGCGGCTATTGGCCGAAAGCGGCGGCGGCACGTTCAAAGGGCTTTGGCTGTTTCTCGGCGAAGTGGCGCATCAACCCGTGGCGTACGCCGCGTTTTATTTCAAAAAGCTCCGGATGCTTTTCGGGGATTTCGCCATTCCCTCCAATTACAACATTTATCTTTTCAAGGAAGAGCTTTCAAACGTGCTGCACCTGCCGTTTGTCACCTTCGGGCTGGTTTTTCCGTTCGCGGTCATCGGCCTGTGGGAGGGGTGGCGCGATCCACGCGCGCCGCGTTGGCTTTATCTTATTACTTTCGCGCTGGCGCTGGGAGTGTTCATCTTCCCCATTCAGGAGCGTTACCGCCTAATCATTGTTCCGTTCTTCATCATTTTCGCGGCGCTGGGTGTGGCGGCTCTTTTCGGCGCGATGCGCGCGGGGAACGCCCGCAAAGGAGCGTATCTCGCGGCGCTGTTTCTGACCGCCCTGTTTATCTGCCGGTTCGATTACTGGCCACTGACGGGGATCACCGGCCCCGGCGATTACCGCAACCTCGCCGCCGCATACCGGGAGGCGGGGGATGGCGTAAAGGCCCGTTACTATGATGGGAGGGCGCAATAGTCCCTTCGTGGCGGGGGCGGGGGCGGTAAAGAATGGGGGGCAAAACCCGATATAATCGTGGCAATAAAAAAATAGCTCTGGGGGTACATGAAAAAGTCCGGAACCGTGTCGGTGGTCATCCTCACCTGGAACAGGAGGGATGACCTCCGTTTCACGCTGGAGCGCCTCAAGCTGGAAAACCACGCCCCGCTGGAGGTGATCGTCGTGGATAACAATTCCACCGATGGTACCGCCGCGATGATGGCCGCCGGCTTTCCCCAATTCCGCTATCTGCCGCAAAGCGAAAACCTCGGTATCGCCGGTTATAACATCGGCTTCAAGGCGGCCGCGGGGGAGTACATCGTGGTTCTCGACTCCGACAGCTATCCCGCGCGCGATGCCATCACCCGCATGGCGGCCATTTTCGAGCGGCATCCTGAAGCGGGGATCGTGGCGTTTGACGTGCATGCCGCCACCGGCGTTGAGGAAGAGCCGGTTTCCGGCGCGGCTGTTGCCGAAGTGTATGGCTATCACGGCGCGGGCGCCGGCATCCGCCGCGCGGTGTTTGAAAAAGCGGGTTACTGGTGGGAACCGTTCTTTCTCTACTTCAACGAAATGGATCATGCCCTGCGGGCGCTGCGGGAAGGATTCGCCATATTGCACTCCCCGGCGGTGCGGGCCTACCACAAGTCGAGCCCCGTGGGGCGGCCCAGCGGGCGGGGAGCCTTCTATTACACCCGCAACGCGTTCTGGATCGTCTGGCGGCACTATCCGCTGTGGGCGATGTGCATGGCGACCGCCTACCTTATATACAACGCCATCGGCGAAACATTTTGGCAGGGGACAACCGTTTATCTTCGCGCGATGGCCGCCGCGTTCGGCGGGGCGGGCGCGGCGTTGCGGGAACGGCGGCCCTTGCATCCGGCGCTTTTCGCCCGGACGCGCATTCCCCTAAAGCTGGTTTTTACGAGGTTCGGCTGAACATGAAGACGCTTATCATCCGCTCCGCCTCGATGGAGCGGCTGGACGCCTGCGCCGCCGCGCTGGGCGGTTTTGGCGGCGATACCGATATTCTCACCCACGCGCACTTCGCGCAAAGCATCAGGGGCAGCTATCCGGCGGCGGCGGTGGTGGAGTATCCGCACGCCGGAAATTTTTCCCCCGCCGCGATGGCGCGTTTGGCGGAAGAAGAGGGGAAGCTGGCGCGGCATTACGACAGGGTGATCGTGCTGGCGGGGAATCTCTCCGGCGCGGGACACCTGAACGTATTGCGGGGGGCGCTCCGTTTCGGCCCGGTGGAAATATACAACGTGAATAACGAATTCCGCCCCAAAAGCCCGGTTGCCGTGGCGGGTGAATTGTGGGGAAGAATCCTCTTAAGCCCGGCCCTCTTTTTTGCTACAATTCTCGCATTCGCAATCGGCGGGATGGTCTTGTTGGGGTGCGCCGTCCGTAACGCGCAAAGGGGAACATGGGCAGGAAGAAAATAAATGTTTTGATAACCGCGGCCTCGCGGCGTGTGGCGCTTATCCGCGGATTCCAGAACGCGCTCAAGGCCAGCGGCACCCCGGGCGAAGTGATCGCCACCGATACCGATCCGCTTTCCCCCGCCCTGTTTTTCTGTCCCCGGTATCACAACACGCCGCTTTCCAACGCGCCGGGCTATATACCGGCCATAATGGATATCTGTAAAAAAGAGGAAATTGGACTCCTCATCCCCACCATCGACGAGGAACTGCCGTTGTTTGGCCGCCACAAGAAGGAATTCGCCGCCGCCGGTGTCACCATCCCGGTGGTGGATGAAGAAATCGGCGAAATATGCAATGATAAGTACAAGACCTACCATTTTTTCAAATCCCACGGCCTGCCGATGGCCGAGACCTATCTTCCCGATGAGGTGCGCCAAAAAAAGCCGGTATTGCCGCTGTTTATCAAGCCCCGCGCCGGGCGGGGGGCGGTGAGCGCCTATCCTATCAATAGCGCGCGCGAGCTGGATTTCTTCCTTGAATATGTGCATGATCCGGTGGTGCAGCGTTTTCTTCCCGGCAAGGAGTACACCATCGACGTGTTGTGCGATTTCGCCGGACGGGTCATCTCCATCGTGCCGCGCCAGCGGATGGTTATCCGCTCCGGCGTGTGTGACAAGGGGCGCACCGAAAAGCACCCCGCGCTGATGCGGCTGGCCGAAGAGGCCGCGTGCGCCCTCAAGCTGATCGGGCCGGCGAACCTTCAGTGCAAGATGGATGGCGATACCGTCACGTTTTTCGAGGTAAATCCCCGTTTCTCCGGGGCGATACAGCTCACCATCAATGCCGGCGCCGATTTCCCGCGCCTTATCCTGGAAATGATGCACGGCGATATTCCGGCGCGCATCGGCGATTTTGAGGACAACCTCACCATGGTCAGCTACGAAGAAAGCGTTTACCGTGCCGGCGGCGGCTGGAGGCGCTGAACCGGTGTCCGCCGCCGTCCGATACGTTTGAATATGCCCAAAAAGTACAAGGTCGGCGTGGTGGGATGCGGCCGTATCGCGTCGCTGCTGGAGGAAGACCCGCTACGGGAGAAGCCGGCCACGCACGCCGGCGCCTACGCCATTTTTCCGCGCACGGAAATAACCGCCGCGTGCGACATCGACCGCTGGCGGCTGGCGAAATTCCGCGACAAGTGGCGCGTTCCCGCCGGCCGCTGCTACCGTGATTACCGCGAGATGCTGGCGCGGGAGGATATCGACATCGTCAGCATCGCCACATGGACGGAATCGCATTGCGCCGTGGCGCTTGCGGCGGCGAAAAATCCGCATGTGAAAGGGATTTACCTTGAAAAGCCGATTACCGCCGACCTCAAGGAGGCCGGCCGGATTATAACCGCGTGCAAAAAACGCGGCATTAAGCTGCTGGTGGGGCACGAGCGGCGGTTCGACAGCGATTTCTCGCGCGTGAAGGAGATCGTGGAGAAAAAGGAGATGGGCGCGCTCAAAACCATTTTCGCGCAGGCGCTTTCATTGCCGCCGCCGAAGCTTCCGCGGAATAAATACATCGGCGGCACGCTGCTGCACGACGGCACCCACCTGATGGACCTGGTACTCCACTTTGGCGGCCCCGCCGCGTGGGTGATGGGGTTCGACAAGCGTCCCCACGGCAAGCGGAACGTCGAGACCGCCGCCGGCGGCATTATCATGCTCCACAGCGGCGTCACGGTGTTTGTGGAAGGGGGAGGGGAACGGAATTATTTCAAGTTCGATCTCGACATGCAATTTGAAAACGGCCGCATCGTTATCGGTAACGGCGGCATTCACGCCTTTCAAAATTTCACCAGCCGCCACTACACCGGTTTTCACGAGCTGGCCTCCGCCCCGTTCAAAAATCCGCGCAAACGGGAAAACAGTTTCATCGGCTGCGTGCGGGAGCTGGTGCGCGCCATTGACGGCGGGCGCGAGCCGGTATCGAGCGGCACGGAGGCGCGCGATGCGCTGGAACTGATTCTTGCCATCTACCATTCCGCTGATAACGGCGGGAAAAAAGTGCATTTTCGCCGGCGGAAGAGATGAGCGTTCCCAACAATCCGGTTGTTATCATCCAGGCTCGTATGGGGAGCACCCGTTTTCCCGGCAAAACCATGCATCTTATCGATGGTACGCCGCTGATCGGTTGGCTTATCGAGGGGGCGCGTTCTTTCGCGAACGCCGCCGCCATCGCCGTCGCCGTGCCGGATTTGCCGGAAGAGGATATACTCTGCGCCTACATGGAAAGCCTGGGGGTTCCCTGTGTCCGCGGCCCGGTGGATGACGTGCTCGCCCGTTACCACCTTGCGGCAACCGCGCTTAAAGCCGACCCGGTGATACGCCTCTGCGCCGACAGCCCGCTGGTGGCTGCGGAGTTCATGGATCGCATGATCGAATCGCACATCGAAACGGGGGCCGACCTTACCAACGGCGTCCAGTATCCCCTCGGCTCCGTGGGCGAGGTCATCAGCCGCCGTTCATTGGATCTGATGCACCGGGAAGCCACGGCGCCCTATTGCCGCGAGCATGTTACGCCGTATATCCACGAACACCCCGATAGTTTCAGGATAAATTCCCTCATGCCGCCGGTATGGATGCAGCGGGATTTCCGTCTGACCGTTGATACCGCCGCCGACATGGAAATGATGGCGCGGCTTTTTGATGAGATGTCCAACGCGGGGCTTGCCATGAATTTCACAAACGCGATGGCGATACTGGATGTGAAGCCGGAGATCGCCCGGATTAATGCCGCCGTGAAGCAACGCGACTGGCGCGCCGAAAGCCCGGCCTTCGGCAAGCGATAACATATCCCGCCGCCTGATAATACCCGCCGAAAAGCGGTTCCGTTTTGTAGTAGTATTAAGCCAAGCCTACAGAAAGGGAACACTGAATGTACTGCATTCTATGGACGTTGGTTGCCTTATTCGCTCTTCTTATCATCCTTTATTTCCAAATGGGCATTGCCGCCGCGACGCTGCTCGGCTATGCGCTGCTGACCGCCGAAAGCATTGGTGGCGGGCCGGCATCTCCGGGTCTCATCGCCGTATGGGCGTTTTATACCGTCGTGGCGCTGGTGCTGAATCTGCCGCCGCTGCGCCGCGCGCTGCTAACCCCCGCCATTCTCGGCATTTTCAAAAAAATCATGCCCCCCATTTCAAAGACCGAGCGCGAGGCGCTGGATGCCGGCACGGTCTACTGGGAAAAACATCTTTTCGCCGGCAAGCCGGACTGGAAGGCGCTGCATGCCATCCCGAAGCCAACACTGACGGCGGAGGAGCAGGCGTTTCTCGACGGTCCGGTGGAACAGTTGTGCGATATGCTCGACGATTGGGAGATAACCGACCGCCTGCACGACCTGCCGCCGAAGGTGTGGGACTTCCTCAAGAAGGAAAAATTCTTCGGGATGATCATCACGAAGGAATACGGCGGCCTTGATTTCTCGGCGCTGGGGCACAGCGAAGTGGTGATGAAGGTCGCCAGCAAAAGCGGCACCGCCGGAATAACGGTCATGGTGCCCAATTCACTCGGACCAGCCGAGCTGCTGCTCCACTACGGCACACCGGAACAGAAAAACCGCTATCTGCCGGGCCTCGCCATCGGCACCGAGATTCCCTGTTTCGCGCTCACCGAGCCGGAAGCGGGGAGTGATGCCACCAGCATCAAGGCGAACGGCATCGTGGAAAAAGGAATTTTTGAAGGCAAAGAGATAATCGGCATCCGGATGAACTGGGAGAAACGCTACATCACGCTCTCGTCGAACGCCACCGTGATGGGGTTGGCTTTCCATCTTTATGATCCCAACAAGCTGATGGGGGACAATGAATATCCCGGCATCACCGTCGCGCTGATACCGACCAATACCAAGGGAATCACCATCGGGCCGCGGCACGACCCGCTGAGCATCCCGTTCCTCAACGGCCCCATCTGGGGCAAAGACGTTTTCGTTCCGCTGGACTACATCGTCGGCGGCAAGGATTACGCCGGACAGGGATGGCGGATGTTGATGGAGCGGCTCGGCATCGGACGCGGCATATCGCTCCCCGCGGTCAGCGCCGCTTCGTCGAAGGTCGCCTGCCGGGGCGTGGGGGCGTATGCCCGGATACGGCGGCAGTTCCGCATGCCGGTGGCAAAGTTCGAAGGGGTGGAAGAGGCGTTGGCGCAAATGGCCGGCCTTACCTACGGGCTGGATTCGGCGCGGCTTTTCACCGTTAACGCGATCAACCAGGGGGAGGCCCCATCGCTCGCCTCCGCCATATCGAAATACAGCCTCACCGAGCGGTGCCGTGAGGTGGTCAACCACGCCATGGACGTGCAGGGCGGGGCCGCCATCGTGCTCGGCCCGCGTAACTTCATGGGGCGCTTGTACCAGGGCCTGCCGGTCAGCATCACGGTGGAAGGGGCGAACATCCTTACCCGCACGCTGATCGTCTTCGGGCAGGGGATTATCCGCGCCCATCCCTGGGTGCTGAAAGAAATGGAAGCCACCGCTGATAAAGACACGGCGCGGGGAATCGCGGCGTTCGACAAGGCGTTTTTCGGCCACGTTGGGTTCACCTTCTCCGTCGGCGTACGGGCGTTTGTTTCCGCGATAACCGGCGGCGTGTTTCTGCCGTCGCCGGTGGAGGGGCCGCTGGCGGTCTACTACCGCCGCATTGGACGGTTAAGCGCGGCGTTCGCCATCGCCGGTGACATGGCGATGCTGACGCTCGGCGGGAATCTCAAGAGGAAGGAAAAACTGGCCGGGCGGCTGGCCGATATTGTGAGCAATCTTTATATCGCCAGCGCCACGCTGAAACGTTATGCCGACGACCACATGCCGAAAGAGGACCTGCCGCTTGTCGGCTGGGCGATCGAAGACGCACTCTACCGTGCGCAGGAGGCGCTTGCCGGATTTCTGCAAAACCTGCCCAGCCGCGCGGCGGCGTGTCTGCTCAAGCTGCTTATATTCCCGTTCGGCAAGCCGTTTAATCCGCCGTCGGACAGGCTGGGGGCCAAAGCCGCCGAGACACTGCAAAGCCTCTCCGACACGCGCGACCGCCTCACCAACGGCATCCACAGATGCGAAAACATGAACGAGCAACTGGGAAGAATCGAGGATGCGCTGCTGAAATCGGTCAAGGCCGAAGATGTGGAGCGGAAGGTAAGCCACGCCGTGAAAGACAAGCGGATCACCGCGCGCGGCGAGGCCGAGCGCATCGAAGAGGCCCTGAAAGCCGGCATTATCACCGCGGATGAAAAAGCCGCCATTGAGGCCGCCAACGTGGCGCGCCGCGAGGTGATCATGGTTGACGATTTCCCCGTGGATTATTGGAGCAAACGCAATGGGAAGTAGTTTCGCCAACCTCCGCCCCGTCTACGTGGTGGCCGGACGCCGCACGCCGTTTTTAAAAGCGAAGGGGAACCGCGGCGTGTTCTCCGCGTCCGACCTCGCGGTTGAGGCGGGGCGGCAACTTCTGTTGACGATGCCGTTTTCGCCCGAGGCCCTGGACGAAGTGGTGATCGGCTCCGTGTTTCCCGATGCGACCGAGGCGAACATCGCGCGGGTCATCTCGCTTCGTTTGGGGTGTGGAAAAAAAGTTCCCGCTTTCACCGTGAACCGCAACTGCGCTTCCGGCATGCAGGCGCTTGATTGCGCCTCGAAAGATATCGCCATGGGGCGCGCCGAACTGGTGTTGGCCGGCGGGACGGAGGCGATGAGCCGCTACCCGCTGCTCCACACGCCGGAAATGGTTGAATGGCTGGTGGCGTGGGGCAAGGCGCGCGGCTTTGGCGCGCGCCTCTCTGTATTGATGAAAATGCGGCCCGCCTATCTGAAACCGGTGCTCGGCGTATTGCAAGGGCTGACGGATCATGTCGTCGGCCTCAACATGGGACAGACCGCCGAAATTCTTGCCCACCGCTTTGGCATCAGCCGCGAAGAGATGGACGCGTTCTCGGTGGAAAGCCACCGCCGGCTGGCGGCCGCCACCGACGAAAAACGTTTTGACGGTGAACTGTCGCCGCTGATCGATGCGGCGGGGAACGTGTACGATTTCGACGACGGGGTGCGGCGCGACAGCGATATGGAGAAGCTTGCAAAACTCAAGCCGGTGTTCGATCCGAAGCTGGGCAAAGTGACCGCCGGCAACAGCGCGCAACTCACTGATGGCGCGGCGGCGCTTCTGCTTGCCAGCGGCGCGGCTGTGAAAAAGCACAGTCTGCCAGTGTTGGGCAAGCTGCTCGATTTCGAGTGGGCGGGGGTGGATCCGGCGCAGATGGGGCTGGGGCCGGTGCATGCGATGGCCGGGATTTTGGGGCGCAACGGCCTTACCACCGCCGACCTTGGCAACATCGAAATTAACGAGGCGTTCGCCACGCAGGTGCTGGCCTGTCTGCGGGCGTGGAACGATGGGAGCTATATGAAGAACGAAATAGGCGGTTTCGCCGCAGGCCTCGGCCCTCTCGATATGAAGAACATCAACGTCGACGGCGGCGGCGTGAGCATCGGCCATCCGGTCGGCGCCAGCGGCGCGCGCCTTACGTTGCACCTGCTCAACACGCTGCGCCGCAACGGCGCGCGGAAAGGCATTGCGTCGCTTTGCATCGGCGGCGGGCAGGGGGGCGCGGTGTTGGTGGAAAACGTGGAGCGGGCCGATGGATAAAACGTTTAAGCACTTCAAGCTGGAAATGGACGCACAGAGCGTTGCGTGGCTGGCGCTGGACAAGGCCGATGCCAGCGCCAATGTCCTCTCATCCGATGTGTTGCTGGAACTGGACGGGGCGCTCACGCATATCGAATCGCAAAAGTCTTCCGCGCTCGTCATATATTCCGCCAAAAAAAGCGGCTTCATCGCCGGGGCCGATGTAAACGAGTTCACCAAGGTGACCGATGAAGCCTCCGCGCTGGCGCTCATCCGCCGGAGGCAGGAGGTTTTTACCCGTATTGAAAAGATGCCGTTCCCCACAGTGGCGCTTATCCACGGCTTCTGCCTCGGCGGCGGCATGGAACTGGCGCTTGCCTGCCGCTACCGCGTTGCCTCCACCGACGAAAAAACGCAACTTGGCCTGCCGGAGGTAAAGCTTGGCATCCATCCCGGTTTTGGCGGCACGGTGCGCGCCACGCGGGTGATGGGGGGAATCTCCGGCTTGGAAATGATGCTTACCGGCCGCAGCTTCAGCGCGAAGGCCGCGAAGAAGGCCGGGCTGGTCGATATGACCGCGCCGGATCGGCACCTGAAGGCCGCCGCGCTTTCCTTGATAAAAAAGAATGCCCCGCCGCACAAAGCGGGCGGGATGCAGGCGATTGCCGGATTGCCGATTCTGCGCGGGATTACCGCCGGGATGATGCGCAAGAAAACGGCGGAGAAGGCGGATCCGGGCCAGTATCCCGCGCCGTTCGCCATGATTGACCTTTGGGCGCGGTATGGCGGCGACGAGCGGCGGATGATGGAGGAAGAGGCCCGTTCAGTCTCGCGCCTCATCGTGGGCGATACGGCCCAGA
It includes:
- a CDS encoding glycosyltransferase family 39 protein, translated to MWLKGKEEMRYGLAAAVLLAFSFGLQAAFIFEQRGSPPETFFRDNAAFDSSRFLADARVIEADGVYVGAPRRQLHAIYPLVIAGFETVFGRAPVALLLFQALLNCAMFFMVWRLTRRWFGEGAALAALFLCAFYLSFVFYAGVWLREVIAVFLAVVVLALLDEMEKGGRWTFAAAAGAAAGLLMETRPYPLLLGAVLAVLLFSAVRRRTRESAVCAAAFALGSFTVMAALPGPGEGGDAGPLAHFLSGNVLDGAYGYLWLTTPAKERLLAESGGGTFKGLWLFLGEVAHQPVAYAAFYFKKLRMLFGDFAIPSNYNIYLFKEELSNVLHLPFVTFGLVFPFAVIGLWEGWRDPRAPRWLYLITFALALGVFIFPIQERYRLIIVPFFIIFAALGVAALFGAMRAGNARKGAYLAALFLTALFICRFDYWPLTGITGPGDYRNLAAAYREAGDGVKARYYDGRAQ
- a CDS encoding glycosyltransferase family 2 protein produces the protein MKKSGTVSVVILTWNRRDDLRFTLERLKLENHAPLEVIVVDNNSTDGTAAMMAAGFPQFRYLPQSENLGIAGYNIGFKAAAGEYIVVLDSDSYPARDAITRMAAIFERHPEAGIVAFDVHAATGVEEEPVSGAAVAEVYGYHGAGAGIRRAVFEKAGYWWEPFFLYFNEMDHALRALREGFAILHSPAVRAYHKSSPVGRPSGRGAFYYTRNAFWIVWRHYPLWAMCMATAYLIYNAIGETFWQGTTVYLRAMAAAFGGAGAALRERRPLHPALFARTRIPLKLVFTRFG
- a CDS encoding ATP-grasp domain-containing protein, with protein sequence MGRKKINVLITAASRRVALIRGFQNALKASGTPGEVIATDTDPLSPALFFCPRYHNTPLSNAPGYIPAIMDICKKEEIGLLIPTIDEELPLFGRHKKEFAAAGVTIPVVDEEIGEICNDKYKTYHFFKSHGLPMAETYLPDEVRQKKPVLPLFIKPRAGRGAVSAYPINSARELDFFLEYVHDPVVQRFLPGKEYTIDVLCDFAGRVISIVPRQRMVIRSGVCDKGRTEKHPALMRLAEEAACALKLIGPANLQCKMDGDTVTFFEVNPRFSGAIQLTINAGADFPRLILEMMHGDIPARIGDFEDNLTMVSYEESVYRAGGGWRR
- a CDS encoding Gfo/Idh/MocA family oxidoreductase, yielding MPKKYKVGVVGCGRIASLLEEDPLREKPATHAGAYAIFPRTEITAACDIDRWRLAKFRDKWRVPAGRCYRDYREMLAREDIDIVSIATWTESHCAVALAAAKNPHVKGIYLEKPITADLKEAGRIITACKKRGIKLLVGHERRFDSDFSRVKEIVEKKEMGALKTIFAQALSLPPPKLPRNKYIGGTLLHDGTHLMDLVLHFGGPAAWVMGFDKRPHGKRNVETAAGGIIMLHSGVTVFVEGGGERNYFKFDLDMQFENGRIVIGNGGIHAFQNFTSRHYTGFHELASAPFKNPRKRENSFIGCVRELVRAIDGGREPVSSGTEARDALELILAIYHSADNGGKKVHFRRRKR
- a CDS encoding NTP transferase domain-containing protein, coding for MSVPNNPVVIIQARMGSTRFPGKTMHLIDGTPLIGWLIEGARSFANAAAIAVAVPDLPEEDILCAYMESLGVPCVRGPVDDVLARYHLAATALKADPVIRLCADSPLVAAEFMDRMIESHIETGADLTNGVQYPLGSVGEVISRRSLDLMHREATAPYCREHVTPYIHEHPDSFRINSLMPPVWMQRDFRLTVDTAADMEMMARLFDEMSNAGLAMNFTNAMAILDVKPEIARINAAVKQRDWRAESPAFGKR
- a CDS encoding acyl-CoA dehydrogenase, whose protein sequence is MYCILWTLVALFALLIILYFQMGIAAATLLGYALLTAESIGGGPASPGLIAVWAFYTVVALVLNLPPLRRALLTPAILGIFKKIMPPISKTEREALDAGTVYWEKHLFAGKPDWKALHAIPKPTLTAEEQAFLDGPVEQLCDMLDDWEITDRLHDLPPKVWDFLKKEKFFGMIITKEYGGLDFSALGHSEVVMKVASKSGTAGITVMVPNSLGPAELLLHYGTPEQKNRYLPGLAIGTEIPCFALTEPEAGSDATSIKANGIVEKGIFEGKEIIGIRMNWEKRYITLSSNATVMGLAFHLYDPNKLMGDNEYPGITVALIPTNTKGITIGPRHDPLSIPFLNGPIWGKDVFVPLDYIVGGKDYAGQGWRMLMERLGIGRGISLPAVSAASSKVACRGVGAYARIRRQFRMPVAKFEGVEEALAQMAGLTYGLDSARLFTVNAINQGEAPSLASAISKYSLTERCREVVNHAMDVQGGAAIVLGPRNFMGRLYQGLPVSITVEGANILTRTLIVFGQGIIRAHPWVLKEMEATADKDTARGIAAFDKAFFGHVGFTFSVGVRAFVSAITGGVFLPSPVEGPLAVYYRRIGRLSAAFAIAGDMAMLTLGGNLKRKEKLAGRLADIVSNLYIASATLKRYADDHMPKEDLPLVGWAIEDALYRAQEALAGFLQNLPSRAAACLLKLLIFPFGKPFNPPSDRLGAKAAETLQSLSDTRDRLTNGIHRCENMNEQLGRIEDALLKSVKAEDVERKVSHAVKDKRITARGEAERIEEALKAGIITADEKAAIEAANVARREVIMVDDFPVDYWSKRNGK
- a CDS encoding acetyl-CoA C-acetyltransferase codes for the protein MGSSFANLRPVYVVAGRRTPFLKAKGNRGVFSASDLAVEAGRQLLLTMPFSPEALDEVVIGSVFPDATEANIARVISLRLGCGKKVPAFTVNRNCASGMQALDCASKDIAMGRAELVLAGGTEAMSRYPLLHTPEMVEWLVAWGKARGFGARLSVLMKMRPAYLKPVLGVLQGLTDHVVGLNMGQTAEILAHRFGISREEMDAFSVESHRRLAAATDEKRFDGELSPLIDAAGNVYDFDDGVRRDSDMEKLAKLKPVFDPKLGKVTAGNSAQLTDGAAALLLASGAAVKKHSLPVLGKLLDFEWAGVDPAQMGLGPVHAMAGILGRNGLTTADLGNIEINEAFATQVLACLRAWNDGSYMKNEIGGFAAGLGPLDMKNINVDGGGVSIGHPVGASGARLTLHLLNTLRRNGARKGIASLCIGGGQGGAVLVENVERADG